Proteins from a single region of Crassaminicella profunda:
- a CDS encoding ATP-binding protein, with translation MFKSIRWKFITIYFLPVYIAMLIVGVFIIQEFQEYHLGTVSENLTNFGNREGLVQTISQFDSLDESKEEIQKNIEQWPTGLKEEIFVVNRDFKIIARSKNSGTNDNAIEVLDYTLLTDARNGQEGEKDIIINTTTRQITTKNMAFPIQNKDECIKGILYIRADLSDIYKTLDKSKMILTQATLLALVITVVLGFWIARSITEPITDVTVKAARMAKGDFNQVVEVKSDDEIGQLAEMFNYAREKLNITLSEISSEKSKLETILSYMADGLIAVNNEGKIIHANPTAMKMLHLSEKEIQKKSYDDLMKVYNEKLMISYIEENSPDGVGSEMIEFSHSTFQVNYAPFKDEKGEKTGIVMVLQDITERHKLDNMRKEFVANVSHELKTPLTSIKSYTETLLDGALDNRDIAEHFLNVVNSEADRMNRLVRDLLQLSRLDYRRESWNKQEVDLVKLLENTVLKMYINAKNKQQNLDFKTREQSVIGLMDQDKIEQVIINIISNAIKYTPKDGMINVILEEEEDKGIIRIIDNGIGIPQKDIPRLFERFYRVDKARSREMGGTGLGLSIAHQIIKAHNGDVHVKSKDGEGTEVIITLPLKG, from the coding sequence ATGTTTAAAAGTATAAGGTGGAAATTTATTACCATATACTTCTTGCCTGTCTATATTGCCATGCTTATTGTTGGAGTATTCATTATCCAAGAGTTTCAAGAGTATCATTTAGGTACGGTTAGTGAAAATCTAACAAATTTCGGTAATCGTGAGGGGCTTGTTCAGACCATTTCTCAGTTTGATAGTTTGGATGAGAGCAAAGAAGAGATTCAAAAAAATATAGAACAATGGCCAACAGGTTTAAAAGAAGAAATATTTGTTGTAAATAGAGATTTTAAAATTATTGCTAGAAGTAAAAACAGTGGTACCAATGATAATGCCATAGAAGTATTAGATTATACACTTCTTACAGATGCAAGAAATGGACAAGAAGGGGAAAAAGACATTATTATCAATACAACTACACGTCAGATTACTACAAAGAATATGGCCTTTCCTATACAGAATAAAGATGAGTGTATTAAAGGTATTTTGTATATAAGAGCAGATTTATCTGATATTTATAAAACACTAGATAAATCAAAAATGATTTTAACCCAAGCTACCCTTTTAGCATTAGTGATTACAGTAGTGCTAGGGTTTTGGATTGCTAGAAGTATTACAGAGCCTATTACAGATGTTACAGTGAAGGCTGCTAGGATGGCAAAGGGAGATTTTAATCAGGTTGTTGAAGTAAAATCTGATGATGAGATTGGTCAATTAGCTGAAATGTTTAATTATGCGAGAGAAAAATTAAATATTACTTTGTCAGAGATTTCAAGTGAAAAAAGTAAGCTTGAGACTATTTTAAGTTATATGGCGGATGGACTTATTGCTGTAAATAATGAAGGGAAAATTATTCATGCCAATCCTACGGCTATGAAGATGCTTCATTTATCAGAAAAAGAAATACAAAAAAAATCTTATGATGATCTTATGAAGGTTTATAATGAAAAGCTGATGATTTCTTATATTGAAGAAAATAGTCCTGATGGAGTTGGTAGTGAGATGATTGAATTTAGTCATTCTACATTTCAAGTAAACTATGCCCCTTTTAAAGATGAAAAAGGTGAAAAAACAGGAATTGTTATGGTGTTGCAGGATATTACAGAAAGGCATAAGCTTGACAATATGAGAAAGGAATTTGTTGCTAATGTCTCTCATGAACTAAAAACACCTCTTACAAGTATTAAAAGTTATACAGAAACTCTTTTAGATGGTGCTTTAGACAATCGAGATATTGCAGAACATTTCTTGAATGTGGTAAATAGTGAAGCCGATAGAATGAATAGATTAGTTAGAGATTTACTTCAGCTTTCTAGACTTGATTATAGAAGAGAATCATGGAATAAACAGGAAGTAGATTTAGTAAAATTACTTGAAAATACTGTTTTAAAAATGTACATTAATGCAAAAAATAAACAACAAAACTTAGATTTTAAGACACGGGAACAAAGCGTAATAGGTCTTATGGATCAAGATAAAATAGAGCAGGTAATCATCAATATCATTAGTAATGCCATCAAATATACACCAAAGGACGGAATGATCAATGTAATACTTGAGGAAGAAGAAGATAAAGGGATCATTCGTATTATTGATAATGGTATTGGAATACCGCAAAAAGATATTCCAAGATTATTTGAAAGATTTTATCGTGTGGATAAAGCTAGATCCAGAGAAATGGGAGGTACAGGACTAGGCCTATCTATTGCACACCAGATTATAAAAGCTCATAATGGAGACGTTCATGTAAAAAGTAAAGATGGAGAAGGTACAGAAGTAATCATTACATTACCATTAAAAGGATAG
- the yycH gene encoding two-component system activity regulator YycH, whose product MKKFGKENFKTILLTMLFILSVALNQQLWERISLTKIIPSIRQTETIEVKSQGNIDNISDILSPQSFCINFGGGLHTLIYADGYGMWNGTLQTLKDEIHKEDIKVEQINKDLWEEARKFRSIEMKFGYNMPVNLLREIIEEEERIDKVEAFDSILISSKDDTSIYMANQAEGNYYIIKSKQTNNPVLNIIKNIEENGYDAYYATQDIYPVENKNLMPIELNDDIHEVKVVQEIDPTNEGQVESFAGTFFGENLDFVRKIRETSGSVIFMYGYGQKELKIDDLGVLQYIEKIDPEKSSKNISSEDALKIALRFINDHGSWANTDVYLKNVEVTQKNRYIFSFGYRINGLPVYYKTENKQKMMDEAVQVEVLGEQVVYYKRFLKREKIAIKLLEKQENMTVLSAPQILDMNFSFIKGDFLRTIDKDVTMDQEDISEKVLSSIRQVEIGYYNRLAQEPNKLIPIWIIKTDNMIYYFDGYNGRMINRVKI is encoded by the coding sequence ATGAAAAAATTTGGGAAAGAAAATTTTAAAACAATCCTACTAACAATGCTTTTTATATTAAGTGTTGCCTTGAATCAGCAGTTATGGGAACGTATTTCTCTAACAAAAATTATACCTAGCATAAGGCAGACGGAAACCATAGAGGTGAAAAGCCAAGGGAACATAGATAATATTTCTGATATCCTAAGCCCCCAAAGTTTTTGTATTAACTTTGGGGGTGGTCTTCATACCCTTATTTATGCTGATGGCTATGGAATGTGGAACGGTACCCTTCAAACCCTTAAGGATGAAATCCATAAGGAAGATATTAAAGTAGAGCAAATCAATAAAGACCTATGGGAAGAAGCCAGGAAATTTCGTTCAATTGAAATGAAGTTTGGATATAATATGCCAGTAAATTTATTGAGAGAAATAATAGAAGAGGAAGAGCGGATTGATAAAGTAGAAGCGTTTGATAGTATTTTAATTTCATCAAAGGATGACACTAGCATTTATATGGCAAATCAGGCAGAAGGAAATTATTACATTATAAAAAGTAAACAGACGAATAATCCTGTTTTGAATATTATAAAAAATATTGAAGAGAATGGGTATGATGCTTACTATGCGACTCAAGACATATATCCAGTAGAAAACAAAAACCTGATGCCTATTGAATTAAATGATGATATACATGAAGTAAAAGTTGTTCAAGAAATTGATCCTACAAATGAAGGGCAAGTAGAATCTTTTGCAGGTACATTTTTTGGAGAAAATCTTGATTTTGTAAGAAAAATCAGAGAAACTAGTGGTTCTGTTATTTTTATGTATGGATATGGACAAAAAGAATTAAAAATTGATGACTTAGGAGTTCTTCAGTATATAGAAAAGATAGATCCGGAAAAATCATCAAAAAATATTTCGTCAGAAGATGCATTGAAAATTGCTCTTCGCTTTATCAATGATCATGGAAGCTGGGCAAATACAGATGTTTATTTAAAGAATGTAGAGGTTACCCAAAAGAATAGATATATCTTTTCCTTTGGATACAGAATAAATGGCTTACCTGTTTATTATAAAACGGAGAACAAACAAAAGATGATGGATGAAGCTGTTCAGGTAGAAGTATTAGGAGAGCAGGTCGTTTATTATAAAAGATTCTTAAAAAGAGAGAAAATTGCTATAAAATTATTGGAGAAACAAGAAAATATGACCGTTTTATCAGCGCCACAAATACTAGATATGAACTTTAGTTTTATAAAAGGAGATTTTCTAAGAACGATAGATAAAGATGTGACTATGGATCAAGAAGACATTTCAGAAAAAGTACTATCAAGTATTAGGCAAGTGGAGATTGGATATTATAATCGACTTGCACAAGAGCCAAATAAATTAATTCCTATATGGATAATCAAAACGGATAATATGATTTATTATTTTGATGGGTATAATGGAAGAATGATTAACCGAGTCAAAATATAA
- the yycI gene encoding two-component system regulatory protein YycI: MDWGKAKNILIIAFIITNVFLIYNIEKDLFMESAASMVKEKNIKDVITILDEKNIKVEAEVPRTILELPLLNVEYETYDQKKLKEKFYVEDNHKIIKYENYDKKPYMKDLNEKEALREAENFITKYGFMRNDAIYWETKEDGEQYHILFKQKYKKSFLENSYMRVTVSTSGVNKFERMWLKPLNTDKNKKEIIPATKALLKSMKDMENLQGEIVIKNMDLGYWFDPSYISLTNSENIKSGTAVPAWRILLNDGQTIFISAYENY; this comes from the coding sequence GTGGATTGGGGAAAAGCTAAGAATATTTTGATTATTGCTTTTATTATTACGAATGTTTTTTTGATCTATAATATAGAAAAGGACTTATTCATGGAAAGTGCTGCTTCTATGGTAAAAGAAAAAAACATAAAAGATGTGATTACTATTTTAGATGAAAAGAATATAAAAGTAGAGGCAGAAGTACCAAGAACGATTTTGGAATTACCTTTGTTAAATGTAGAATATGAAACCTATGATCAGAAAAAACTAAAGGAAAAATTTTATGTAGAAGATAATCATAAAATTATAAAATACGAAAATTATGATAAAAAACCTTATATGAAAGATTTAAATGAAAAAGAAGCCCTTCGTGAAGCGGAAAATTTCATAACAAAATATGGATTTATGAGAAATGATGCCATATATTGGGAGACAAAGGAAGATGGAGAACAATATCATATCCTTTTTAAGCAAAAATATAAAAAAAGTTTCTTAGAGAATAGCTATATGCGTGTAACTGTAAGTACGTCTGGAGTCAATAAATTTGAAAGAATGTGGTTAAAGCCATTGAACACAGATAAAAATAAAAAAGAAATTATCCCTGCTACAAAAGCACTTCTCAAATCTATGAAGGATATGGAAAATTTACAAGGAGAAATTGTCATTAAAAATATGGACTTAGGTTATTGGTTTGATCCGTCTTACATTAGTTTAACCAATTCTGAAAATATTAAATCAGGGACAGCAGTGCCTGCATGGAGAATACTTTTAAATGATGGACAGACTATATTTATTTCAGCTTATGAAAACTATTAA